A region of Paenibacillus sp. JNUCC-31 DNA encodes the following proteins:
- a CDS encoding pectinesterase family protein, with protein sequence MNKPMSQGSNLDLGMKGYLVAADGSGDYSTIQAAIDAIPSNYNDKFKIRIKPGTYVEKLDIVKSKVHLIGESAEQTIVTYGDYALKKFPNGELYHTFHSYTVFIGADDFTAEGISFVNSAGPGKDVGQALAVYVDGDRAAFRRCRFMGHQDTIFTGPLPEQPIDRSFFGGPRDGAERRKLRQYYENCYIEGDVDFIFGSATAVFQGCEIFAKNRLSDVAAAEGEVNGWITAASTPEDVRYGYVFIDCDLTSNAPAQSVYLGRPWRNHAKVCFLNCWMGVHVKQEGWHNWNKTDAETTVVYAEYQSAGPGAGNAMGRVPWARILSEQEAAEYAVPLILSGVDGWQPFEGEGG encoded by the coding sequence ATGAACAAGCCTATGTCACAAGGCTCGAATCTGGATCTGGGCATGAAGGGTTATCTGGTTGCTGCGGATGGAAGCGGCGATTATTCCACGATCCAAGCGGCCATTGATGCCATTCCGTCCAACTACAACGATAAGTTCAAGATTCGCATTAAGCCGGGAACCTATGTGGAGAAGCTGGATATCGTAAAATCGAAAGTTCACCTTATTGGGGAAAGCGCAGAGCAGACGATAGTTACGTATGGTGATTATGCGCTCAAGAAATTCCCGAACGGGGAGTTGTATCATACCTTTCATTCCTATACGGTTTTTATCGGTGCTGATGATTTTACGGCAGAGGGGATTTCTTTTGTCAACTCTGCCGGACCGGGCAAGGACGTGGGGCAGGCATTGGCCGTTTACGTAGATGGAGACCGGGCGGCCTTTCGCCGCTGCCGATTTATGGGTCACCAGGACACGATCTTTACCGGACCGCTGCCGGAGCAGCCGATTGACCGGAGTTTCTTCGGGGGGCCGCGTGACGGGGCAGAGCGGCGGAAGCTGCGCCAATATTATGAGAACTGTTACATTGAGGGCGATGTGGATTTTATTTTTGGCTCGGCTACGGCGGTGTTCCAGGGCTGTGAGATCTTTGCGAAGAATCGCTTAAGCGATGTCGCTGCTGCGGAGGGAGAAGTGAATGGCTGGATTACCGCGGCTTCCACACCTGAGGATGTTCGTTATGGGTATGTGTTTATCGATTGCGATCTGACCAGCAACGCCCCCGCTCAGTCCGTATATCTGGGGAGACCGTGGCGTAATCATGCCAAAGTCTGCTTCCTGAACTGCTGGATGGGGGTGCATGTGAAGCAGGAGGGCTGGCATAATTGGAACAAAACTGATGCGGAAACGACGGTGGTTTACGCAGAATACCAAAGTGCCGGACCTGGGGCTGGCAATGCCATGGGCCGAGTACCATGGGCGAGAATACTCAGTGAGCAGGAGGCGGCCGAGTATGCTGTACCTCTGATTCTGTCTGGTGTGGACGGGTGGCAACCTTTCGAAGGGGAGGGAGGCTAA
- a CDS encoding LacI family DNA-binding transcriptional regulator yields the protein MITIKDIAKLAGVSYSTVSKALNGDPRIKPATRQKVLAVAEKHQYRKNIMAQQLSTGRSNIIGFVLDELSNPLFSNISGNLHAELKKRGYQMILVVADDGVDVFSQLRVDGCILWDYALDNRDAFWKKFATLNMPCFVLGTDEAPNSPYIKIDRKEGIYKAVEHLKSLGHRRIGFIGNSQNIKLEGYREALQRTGLEFDHRHVLPAYSSWEDGYFAIRNYTFGPDSPTAFIGLNNLVTRGALRALLEAGYNVPNDISLIGYDDLPDMQYAEVALTTIGPPLDELAAQAAELIVSLIRDEQTDYPVIIQPKLNHRNSTAVCRQQVSEH from the coding sequence TTGATAACCATTAAGGACATTGCCAAACTGGCGGGAGTGAGCTACAGCACGGTATCCAAGGCACTCAACGGTGATCCCCGCATCAAACCGGCGACCCGGCAGAAGGTGCTCGCGGTTGCGGAGAAGCATCAATATCGAAAAAACATTATGGCACAGCAGCTTTCCACCGGCAGAAGCAACATTATTGGCTTTGTTCTTGATGAACTGAGCAATCCGTTGTTCTCGAATATATCGGGCAATCTGCATGCGGAGCTGAAGAAGCGGGGATACCAGATGATTTTGGTCGTCGCGGATGATGGGGTGGATGTTTTTAGCCAGCTTCGCGTGGATGGATGTATCCTGTGGGATTATGCGCTGGACAATCGGGATGCCTTCTGGAAGAAGTTTGCAACACTGAACATGCCATGTTTCGTGCTTGGTACAGATGAAGCCCCGAATTCCCCTTACATCAAGATCGACCGGAAAGAGGGCATATACAAAGCGGTTGAGCATCTAAAATCACTGGGACATCGCCGGATTGGTTTCATTGGAAACTCTCAAAATATCAAGCTTGAAGGGTATCGGGAAGCATTGCAGCGCACAGGACTCGAATTTGATCACCGCCATGTGCTGCCTGCATATTCCTCTTGGGAGGATGGGTATTTTGCCATTCGGAATTATACGTTTGGACCCGATTCGCCAACGGCATTTATTGGCTTGAACAACCTGGTGACCCGAGGTGCGCTGAGGGCTTTGCTGGAAGCTGGCTACAATGTGCCAAATGATATCTCGTTAATCGGTTATGATGATTTGCCGGATATGCAGTATGCCGAAGTGGCGCTAACAACTATTGGCCCGCCGCTGGATGAACTGGCAGCACAGGCAGCAGAGCTAATCGTATCGTTGATTCGTGATGAGCAGACGGATTATCCGGTGATTATCCAACCGAAGCTGAATCATCGCAATTCGACGGCCGTTTGTCGGCAGCAAGTGTCTGAGCATTAA
- a CDS encoding helix-turn-helix domain-containing protein, producing MMELNMMLNGLELWKASGGFANEPHVHDDWYQVTLPVRGECHLVQEQQTYPLQAGLGIIAHPRMEHFFEIGSDSAVIVIKFRNPPVGGLEDSGRQGAQTEFRTTQSFDPAEISRLFRGWNAILLDDAPEPLQIQETELAVETYLGRMLTGEPNGSNRNLTLATSGTGMAGSVGAGLVYGQFQNLLQRTSSNGGAFIDPHLRRVLEYIHSDYTSPMDIESMAAIAHQSRYHFMRSFKALTGSTPYQYVLNLRVEEATRRLRHTTDSVTTISFGLGFSNVSQF from the coding sequence ATGATGGAATTAAACATGATGCTGAATGGATTGGAATTGTGGAAGGCTTCTGGCGGATTCGCCAACGAACCCCATGTGCATGATGACTGGTATCAGGTAACGCTGCCGGTAAGAGGTGAGTGTCATCTGGTGCAGGAACAGCAGACGTATCCTTTGCAAGCAGGACTGGGGATTATTGCCCATCCCCGGATGGAGCACTTTTTCGAGATTGGTTCGGATTCGGCGGTTATCGTGATCAAGTTTCGTAATCCGCCAGTTGGCGGCTTGGAGGATTCAGGGAGGCAAGGGGCGCAGACCGAATTTCGGACCACACAAAGCTTCGATCCTGCTGAAATTAGCAGACTGTTTCGAGGCTGGAACGCCATTTTGCTGGACGATGCGCCTGAACCATTGCAGATACAGGAAACGGAGCTTGCCGTAGAGACCTATCTTGGACGGATGCTGACAGGTGAACCAAATGGCAGTAACCGTAACCTGACGCTGGCAACTTCAGGAACAGGTATGGCGGGGAGCGTGGGGGCTGGTCTGGTTTACGGGCAGTTTCAGAATCTGCTTCAGCGAACAAGCAGCAACGGCGGAGCGTTCATTGACCCCCATCTGCGGCGCGTGCTGGAGTATATACACAGTGACTATACAAGTCCAATGGACATTGAATCGATGGCGGCGATTGCGCACCAGAGCCGATATCACTTTATGCGTTCCTTCAAGGCACTGACGGGTTCAACGCCGTATCAGTATGTGCTGAATTTGCGTGTGGAGGAAGCCACCCGACGACTGCGCCATACAACAGATTCTGTGACCACCATCAGCTTTGGGTTGGGGTTCTCCAATGTCAGTCAGTTCTAG
- a CDS encoding glycoside hydrolase family 88/105 protein produces MQVQTQLSWSERIAETIIQQCDGKGYHVFPSERWAYVQGMTLIAMARTGKQYGKDEYVSFMKRHMDLYVQEDGSIGTYFLEEYNLDQINQGKNLFELLETTGDQRYAEAAHLLATQLAGQPRTSEGGFWHKKIYPFQMWLDGLYMSSPFLAQYAKAFDRPDLWDEVAHQILLIERKTRDPRTGLLYHGWDESKEQIWADSVTGCSAHFWSRAMGWYAMAIVDSLEHFPIHHPKRGTIIGIFERMCHALVRVQEQDSGLWFQVLDQGFRKGNYLEASGSSMFVYAMAKGVRLRYLEPHFRQAAKKGWQGLTSRLVEETEEGVKLNAICHGAGLSLDRDGSYSYYVGEQIVSDSFMGLAPLLLAALEMERLP; encoded by the coding sequence ATGCAGGTACAAACGCAGTTATCTTGGTCGGAGCGAATAGCGGAAACGATTATCCAACAATGTGATGGAAAGGGCTATCATGTGTTTCCTTCAGAACGGTGGGCATATGTCCAGGGAATGACGTTAATTGCAATGGCACGTACCGGTAAGCAATACGGCAAGGACGAGTATGTTTCTTTTATGAAAAGACATATGGATCTGTATGTTCAGGAGGATGGTTCGATCGGAACGTATTTCCTGGAAGAGTACAATCTCGACCAGATCAATCAGGGCAAGAACCTGTTCGAACTGCTGGAAACTACCGGGGATCAGCGATACGCTGAAGCTGCACATCTGCTCGCAACCCAGCTCGCAGGACAGCCTCGAACGTCGGAGGGTGGATTCTGGCACAAAAAAATCTATCCGTTCCAGATGTGGCTGGATGGATTGTATATGTCGTCTCCATTCCTGGCCCAATATGCCAAGGCTTTTGACCGGCCTGATCTGTGGGATGAAGTGGCTCATCAGATTTTGCTAATCGAACGCAAGACGCGTGATCCGCGCACGGGTCTGCTCTATCATGGCTGGGATGAATCGAAGGAGCAGATCTGGGCCGATTCCGTAACCGGATGCTCCGCACACTTCTGGAGCCGGGCGATGGGCTGGTATGCGATGGCGATCGTGGATAGTCTGGAGCACTTCCCGATTCATCATCCGAAACGGGGCACCATCATTGGCATCTTTGAGCGTATGTGTCATGCCTTGGTACGTGTACAGGAGCAGGATAGCGGACTCTGGTTCCAGGTGCTGGATCAGGGATTCCGCAAGGGCAATTATCTGGAAGCTTCCGGTTCAAGCATGTTTGTGTATGCCATGGCGAAGGGTGTTCGCTTGCGTTACCTTGAGCCGCATTTCAGGCAGGCCGCAAAGAAGGGATGGCAAGGATTGACGTCCCGATTGGTGGAAGAAACGGAGGAAGGCGTGAAGCTGAATGCGATCTGTCACGGGGCAGGGCTCAGTCTGGATCGGGATGGTTCATACAGTTATTATGTCGGCGAGCAGATTGTAAGTGACTCTTTCATGGGTTTGGCCCCGCTTCTGCTGGCTGCGCTGGAGATGGAGCGATTGCCATGA
- a CDS encoding carbohydrate ABC transporter permease: MQKSRSDRLFYGFVYLLTILAVVVTLYPFLYVISVSFSSVDAIDKQKVALWPVGFTLSGYKMVLQYRELWVSFYNTLWYTVIGTLLNIVATCLAAFPLSRQQFFLRRKLNFFIAFTMYFSGGLIPVYMLITSLGLYNTRWVMVLPVLVITFNVMICRSAFEGIPNEIFESASIDGANELTMLYRLAVPIIKPTLAVLTLYYAVFHWNNFFSALLYLGKQDMQPLQMFLRRVLIMASPEVMQKMGGTMTTGALAVSTLQVRYVSIVVSILPIVTIYPFIQRYFVKGITLGAVKG, translated from the coding sequence ATGCAAAAATCGAGAAGTGACCGGTTATTCTACGGATTTGTCTACCTGCTGACCATATTGGCAGTCGTCGTTACGCTGTATCCTTTTCTGTACGTGATCAGCGTTTCATTCAGCTCGGTTGATGCGATCGACAAACAAAAGGTTGCGTTGTGGCCAGTAGGATTCACCTTGTCCGGGTACAAAATGGTGCTGCAATACCGGGAGTTGTGGGTGTCCTTCTATAACACTCTGTGGTACACCGTTATAGGTACACTGCTGAATATTGTAGCTACGTGCCTCGCTGCATTTCCGTTATCCAGACAACAATTTTTCCTGCGCAGAAAGCTGAACTTTTTCATCGCCTTCACCATGTATTTCTCGGGTGGGCTCATCCCGGTCTACATGCTGATTACGTCACTGGGGCTATATAACACCCGCTGGGTGATGGTACTTCCTGTGCTGGTCATTACGTTTAACGTCATGATCTGCCGCTCAGCTTTCGAGGGTATTCCGAATGAAATCTTCGAAAGCGCCAGCATCGACGGGGCCAATGAACTGACGATGCTTTATCGCCTGGCGGTACCTATCATTAAGCCGACACTTGCCGTGCTGACGTTATATTACGCGGTTTTCCATTGGAACAACTTCTTCTCGGCCCTTCTATATCTGGGCAAACAGGATATGCAGCCCTTGCAGATGTTCCTGCGCCGGGTCCTCATTATGGCTTCACCCGAGGTCATGCAAAAGATGGGGGGTACGATGACCACGGGCGCACTGGCGGTGTCCACCCTTCAGGTTCGGTATGTGTCGATTGTGGTCAGCATTCTGCCCATCGTTACGATTTACCCTTTTATCCAGCGGTACTTCGTCAAGGGGATTACCCTCGGAGCCGTGAAAGGATAG
- a CDS encoding extracellular solute-binding protein, which produces MIIRGAGRKSVLAVILAISLAGCSSGTGTGGDTGSASPSSEPAFNYTGAGPVTDQKDAKLSILGTNAWTTNVDLSTAEIVKKIESNAGVKVDWDLIPPQNYADAVNPRLAAGTGLPDIVYLPDQDQLMKYINSGLFIPLNDLVEKYGVNLKKIYDKSPSVKASLTTPDGKMYYVPQQTLTKNYMPLFMVNERWLKKLGLNEPTTLDEFTAMLRKFKTDDPNGNGEADEIPLSMESKFVPMAFGPAFGLDLSNQFYADDQGKVHFSYYEPAYKEYLTYLNGLYKEGLLGVDYASTTSDQVTSRISQDVTGATFNFSWYMSMVYSPLFKDYDPAEPIFKGILPLKGPHGDQFYIGRTPVSGIFGISKDSKNPELAFRFLDYAVSEEAQTYYTWGIKGDTYTEENGVKTFTDKGKDNDYIQKLGIGPVNLPNIQSTDSADSVVAEWHAKLDKELEPYIHEPFPFVYALPDEASVESMSMPDITTYVEEMNFKFISGDTSLDQFDSYIETLKKMNIEQVIAGRQAQYDRYKAAQQ; this is translated from the coding sequence ATGATAATCAGAGGGGCCGGAAGAAAAAGTGTTCTCGCGGTGATACTTGCCATTAGTCTCGCCGGATGCAGCAGCGGTACAGGGACAGGGGGAGACACAGGAAGTGCCTCACCAAGCTCGGAGCCAGCGTTCAACTACACAGGTGCAGGGCCGGTAACGGATCAGAAGGATGCCAAGCTATCCATTCTCGGGACCAATGCATGGACAACCAACGTGGATCTATCGACTGCCGAAATTGTGAAGAAGATTGAGAGTAACGCCGGGGTAAAGGTCGATTGGGATCTCATTCCGCCGCAGAACTACGCGGATGCGGTGAATCCAAGACTTGCGGCTGGAACGGGATTGCCGGATATCGTCTATCTGCCGGATCAGGATCAGCTCATGAAATACATTAATAGTGGCCTGTTTATTCCGCTTAATGACCTGGTAGAGAAGTATGGTGTGAATCTCAAAAAAATATACGACAAATCCCCATCGGTCAAAGCCAGTTTAACGACGCCAGATGGTAAAATGTATTATGTTCCGCAGCAAACGCTTACGAAAAACTACATGCCATTGTTTATGGTCAATGAACGCTGGCTGAAGAAGCTGGGACTGAATGAACCAACAACACTGGATGAGTTCACAGCGATGCTGCGCAAATTCAAGACAGATGATCCGAACGGCAACGGCGAGGCGGATGAAATACCGTTGTCCATGGAATCCAAGTTTGTGCCGATGGCATTTGGTCCTGCTTTTGGCCTCGATCTGTCCAATCAGTTCTATGCCGATGACCAGGGTAAGGTGCATTTCAGCTATTATGAGCCCGCCTACAAAGAATATCTGACATACCTCAATGGGCTGTACAAAGAAGGTCTGCTCGGGGTGGACTATGCCAGTACCACAAGCGATCAGGTGACCTCCCGTATCTCGCAGGATGTAACTGGAGCCACGTTTAATTTTAGCTGGTACATGTCGATGGTCTACAGTCCGCTATTCAAGGATTATGATCCGGCGGAGCCTATCTTCAAAGGCATTCTGCCACTGAAAGGCCCGCATGGAGACCAGTTTTATATCGGACGTACGCCTGTGAGCGGCATTTTTGGAATCTCCAAGGATAGCAAAAATCCGGAGCTCGCCTTCCGTTTCCTGGATTATGCGGTAAGTGAAGAAGCGCAGACGTATTATACGTGGGGCATTAAGGGTGATACGTATACCGAAGAAAATGGCGTGAAGACATTCACGGACAAAGGCAAGGACAATGACTATATCCAGAAACTCGGCATTGGTCCCGTGAATCTGCCGAACATTCAGTCTACGGATTCGGCCGATTCCGTTGTGGCCGAATGGCATGCCAAGCTCGACAAGGAATTGGAGCCATACATCCACGAGCCGTTTCCATTCGTATATGCTCTGCCGGATGAAGCGAGTGTAGAGAGCATGTCCATGCCGGATATTACGACGTATGTGGAAGAGATGAACTTCAAATTTATAAGCGGAGATACCAGTCTGGATCAGTTTGACAGTTATATCGAGACTTTGAAAAAAATGAACATTGAGCAGGTTATTGCCGGCAGACAGGCGCAATATGACCGGTATAAGGCTGCACAGCAATAA
- a CDS encoding chitinase: MNQAVRFRPVITFALAFLLIITWFAPRADAAAQWQAGTAYKKGDLVTYLNKDYECIQPHTALTGWEPSNVPALWKYVGEGTGGGTPTLDTTPPSVPAGLTSSFVTQTSVNLTWNASTDNVGVTGYEVYRNGTLAANTPTPTAVVTGLTAGTTYVFTVKAKDAAGNLSAASTSLSVTTSTGSSNPGPSGSKWLIGYWHNFDNGSTNIKLRNVSSAYDVINVSFAEPISPGSGTLAFTPYNATVEEFKSDIAYLQSQGKKVLISMGGANGTIELTDATKRQQFENSLKSIISTYGFNGLDIDLEGSSLSLNAGDTDFRSPTTPKIVNLINGVKALKSYFGANFVLTAAPETAYVQGGYLNYGGPWGAYLPVIHALRNDLTLLHVQHYNTGSMVGLDGRSYAQGTADFHVAMAEMLLQGFNVGGSSGPFFSPLRPDQIAIGVPASQQAAGGGYTAPAELQKALNYLIKGVTYGGSYTLRQPAGYAGLKGIMTWSINWDAYTNNQFSNAHRPFLNGLSTQKTEEVVY; the protein is encoded by the coding sequence TTGAATCAAGCTGTTCGATTCCGCCCGGTCATTACATTCGCTTTGGCATTTCTTCTGATTATTACATGGTTTGCACCAAGAGCAGATGCCGCTGCCCAATGGCAGGCAGGCACCGCATACAAAAAAGGAGATCTAGTAACCTATTTAAATAAAGATTATGAATGTATTCAGCCCCATACGGCTTTGACCGGATGGGAGCCCTCAAATGTGCCTGCATTGTGGAAATACGTCGGGGAAGGTACTGGAGGGGGAACTCCAACTCTGGATACGACACCACCTTCCGTCCCAGCAGGTTTAACCTCATCCTTCGTCACGCAGACATCGGTCAATCTTACCTGGAACGCATCCACGGACAATGTGGGTGTCACCGGATATGAAGTGTACCGGAACGGTACTCTCGCGGCGAACACTCCAACGCCTACGGCTGTAGTAACAGGACTGACAGCCGGCACCACATATGTTTTTACAGTTAAAGCCAAAGATGCGGCAGGCAATCTGTCCGCAGCAAGCACCTCTCTCAGCGTTACCACTTCCACCGGATCTTCGAATCCTGGGCCTAGCGGCAGCAAATGGCTGATCGGCTACTGGCACAACTTCGACAATGGCTCTACCAATATTAAACTGCGCAACGTGTCATCAGCCTATGACGTTATTAATGTCTCCTTTGCCGAGCCGATTTCACCCGGCAGCGGAACGCTCGCTTTTACTCCGTATAACGCTACGGTAGAAGAGTTCAAGTCGGACATTGCGTACCTTCAAAGCCAAGGGAAGAAGGTACTGATATCTATGGGAGGAGCCAATGGCACGATTGAGCTCACAGATGCGACCAAGAGACAACAGTTCGAGAATTCCCTCAAATCTATTATTTCGACTTACGGATTCAATGGTCTCGACATCGATCTTGAAGGAAGCTCCCTGTCTTTAAATGCGGGCGATACCGACTTTCGCAGTCCAACGACTCCGAAGATCGTGAACCTGATTAACGGCGTGAAAGCGCTTAAATCATACTTTGGTGCTAATTTTGTCCTGACCGCTGCACCGGAAACGGCCTACGTACAGGGCGGATATCTGAACTATGGTGGTCCATGGGGGGCGTATCTTCCAGTGATCCATGCCTTGCGCAATGACCTGACCCTGCTTCATGTGCAGCACTATAACACCGGTTCGATGGTGGGGCTGGATGGACGTTCTTACGCTCAAGGGACAGCCGATTTTCATGTCGCCATGGCCGAAATGCTGCTTCAAGGGTTTAACGTAGGCGGAAGCTCAGGTCCATTCTTTAGTCCTCTCCGCCCGGATCAGATTGCGATTGGCGTACCAGCTTCCCAGCAGGCGGCTGGAGGCGGCTATACGGCACCAGCCGAGCTGCAAAAGGCATTGAACTATCTGATCAAAGGAGTAACATACGGCGGTTCTTATACCTTGCGCCAGCCTGCGGGCTATGCCGGTCTCAAGGGCATTATGACCTGGTCAATCAACTGGGACGCGTATACGAATAACCAGTTTTCGAACGCACATCGTCCATTCCTGAATGGACTTAGCACGCAAAAGACAGAGGAGGTTGTGTATTAA
- a CDS encoding ABC transporter permease, translated as MKNRMSTLFSLIKRDKYLLLMFSPIFLYYVIFMYVPMPGMLLAFRNFMPGQGMFSGEWVGLRWFDQFVNSIYFWRLLRNTFLLAFLPLLFGFSIPILFAVCIVEIKNQTFKRFAQTVTYLPHFISTVVVAGMIINFLSPTDGIVNTLIAKLGMEKVNFMMDAGWFRTIFTSSDIWQSFGFSSIIYIAAIMGIDPEMYDSGKIDGVNKFQELWHLTLPSIKPTIVILLLLSLGGIMSVGFEKVYLLYNGATYETADVLSTYVYRMGIEGQNYGFATAVGLFNSIITFVLVFAANTMTRRLTKMSLW; from the coding sequence GTGAAAAATCGCATGTCCACGCTATTCAGCCTGATCAAACGGGATAAGTATTTGCTGCTGATGTTCTCACCCATTTTTCTGTATTACGTCATCTTCATGTATGTTCCCATGCCGGGCATGCTGCTGGCCTTCCGCAATTTCATGCCGGGGCAGGGAATGTTCAGCGGGGAATGGGTGGGCCTGAGGTGGTTTGATCAGTTCGTGAATTCCATCTACTTCTGGAGGCTGCTGCGCAATACGTTTTTGCTCGCCTTCCTGCCGCTCCTGTTCGGCTTCTCCATCCCCATTCTGTTCGCCGTCTGTATTGTAGAAATCAAGAATCAGACGTTCAAGCGGTTCGCCCAGACTGTCACCTACCTTCCGCATTTCATCTCCACCGTCGTGGTCGCGGGCATGATTATTAACTTCCTGTCACCCACGGACGGGATCGTGAACACCCTGATTGCCAAGCTCGGTATGGAGAAAGTGAACTTCATGATGGACGCCGGATGGTTCCGAACGATATTCACCAGCTCCGATATCTGGCAGAGCTTTGGCTTCAGCTCCATTATCTACATTGCAGCCATTATGGGCATTGACCCCGAAATGTACGATTCCGGCAAAATTGACGGGGTTAACAAGTTCCAGGAGTTGTGGCATCTAACCCTTCCCAGTATTAAACCAACGATTGTCATCCTGCTGCTCCTGTCGCTTGGAGGCATTATGAGCGTAGGATTTGAGAAAGTATATCTGCTCTATAACGGTGCTACCTATGAGACCGCAGACGTGTTATCCACCTACGTATACCGAATGGGGATTGAAGGACAGAACTACGGATTTGCGACAGCCGTCGGCCTGTTCAACTCTATTATCACCTTTGTGCTTGTGTTCGCGGCTAATACGATGACCCGGCGTCTGACCAAGATGTCACTCTGGTAA
- a CDS encoding MFS transporter, producing MAQAAVSKMQINHSANWALAGVSFAHLLNDAMQTVVPSAFPLFQQTMQLSFAQMGWIAFTLNITASVLQPLVGYMSDRKPMPILLPGGMLFSLIGVLGFALSSELWMLLVSAALIGIGSSILHPESSRVAHLAAGRGRGMAQSIFQVGGNTGQALAPLLVAFILLPHGQLSFLWLMAFALIGIVIQSSVSRWYRDKLADNRSRQQQPVQANGIVQPAVQPASRRFIAFTMGILILLLFSKFVYIAGMTGYYAFYYADAYNLPLSQAQICLFVLQFAGMVGTLLGGPLADRYGRKPMIWFSIAGTAPFSLLLPYAGPALSIVLCGIIGLILMSGFSVIIVYAQELLPRHIGTVSGLFFGLSFGMAGLGSVVLGSLIDVTNISFVIKLCSFLPLLGVCAVFLRRDRPRNA from the coding sequence GTGGCACAAGCCGCTGTAAGCAAAATGCAAATCAATCACTCCGCCAATTGGGCGCTTGCCGGAGTCAGCTTCGCCCATCTGCTGAATGATGCGATGCAGACTGTTGTCCCGTCTGCTTTTCCGCTGTTCCAGCAAACGATGCAGCTCAGTTTCGCCCAGATGGGCTGGATTGCCTTCACATTGAATATTACCGCATCGGTCCTACAGCCACTGGTCGGTTATATGTCTGATCGCAAGCCGATGCCGATCCTGCTGCCCGGAGGTATGTTGTTCTCCCTGATCGGTGTTCTCGGCTTTGCCTTGTCTTCCGAGTTATGGATGCTGCTTGTCTCCGCAGCGTTGATTGGCATAGGCTCATCCATCCTGCATCCTGAATCCTCACGCGTCGCTCATTTGGCGGCAGGTCGAGGACGCGGAATGGCACAGTCCATCTTCCAGGTCGGTGGCAATACAGGTCAGGCTCTCGCCCCGCTGCTGGTTGCCTTTATCCTGCTTCCGCATGGACAGCTTAGTTTTCTGTGGCTAATGGCTTTTGCTCTAATCGGGATCGTTATCCAGTCTTCCGTTAGCCGTTGGTATAGAGACAAATTGGCGGATAATCGCAGCCGTCAGCAACAGCCTGTACAGGCAAATGGCATTGTGCAGCCTGCTGTTCAGCCTGCAAGTCGGAGATTTATCGCTTTTACGATGGGGATTCTCATCTTGCTGCTGTTTTCCAAATTCGTATATATTGCCGGCATGACCGGATACTATGCATTCTATTACGCCGATGCGTATAACCTGCCTCTTTCGCAGGCACAGATCTGCCTGTTCGTTCTGCAATTTGCGGGTATGGTTGGCACCTTGCTCGGCGGCCCACTGGCTGACCGTTATGGACGCAAACCGATGATCTGGTTCTCCATCGCGGGTACTGCTCCATTTTCACTGCTGCTGCCGTATGCGGGACCTGCTTTATCGATAGTATTATGCGGCATCATCGGACTGATTCTCATGTCCGGCTTCAGCGTTATCATTGTATATGCACAGGAGTTGCTGCCACGTCATATCGGAACGGTGTCCGGATTGTTCTTCGGCCTGTCATTCGGCATGGCGGGACTTGGATCGGTTGTGCTTGGTTCCCTGATTGATGTGACCAACATTTCATTCGTCATCAAACTATGTTCCTTTTTACCGCTGCTTGGGGTGTGTGCTGTATTCCTGCGCCGGGATCGGCCACGAAACGCCTAA